A stretch of Gopherus evgoodei ecotype Sinaloan lineage chromosome 12, rGopEvg1_v1.p, whole genome shotgun sequence DNA encodes these proteins:
- the TSNAXIP1 gene encoding translin-associated factor X-interacting protein 1 isoform X1, which translates to MVTVSTTLRPAMALAPSPGAPSLPSLETSNYQIQIGSLKHVLPKKRKTLAYQFSVGGHLSTWPAYASGQAILQSRKPCCLPEGRSKKQASLTIAKPRYLEELECYLRKELQSLDLTKENTQELKLQPYREIFEFFIEDFKTYKPLLSAIKNEYEVTLAHLREKIRSLEPLKAMLVSVSDECTRQIVALQEEEKAEITMLKKEKLYLLKLIDKMKEEKGSLQTQVNKLRKNVAKEYMRYINECDARKLLLADLNEMRNQQLEMSLRQVQDVKGEDLVKVTLALKIARQDLTKAQVELNTMKADYGDVVPRRDFESQEKKYSDLFEKMEVLQKDFDDLQKEYDTLLEIHQETVEERDWFYNELQQVQRSSTPRPDWAKCAEVISGGPERWSYLEEGKTSDQLVDVLLEEIGTGVLKEKDSFPGLGKGDKVPVYLRYEGQVKNKKLNKKDVVNILKEIWKEKVSADLQKGKQSSLPEFFLSYLQKKYGDSSAFEWAYTIYENIKLYRSNEAMSLFYDILSGKVDEGLYHGQNQLIANLLKELMASDSSNSGTLMTEQFSLALRAAFPLKSSDQIQELIDVSRYRAESPEDLIDYRSLFMEDEEGNAEPFVAKIRSQYASEKQEYLRELRNELGHAPEVEVDDLKTAFCAIDPAIDDLTLDAYVCLAFQASKEQWDQTGSLPVDTVVERLLAGDTKRIGARPEEIYTSLSERGEAGAYP; encoded by the exons GGCACCTAGTCTACCTTCACTTGAGACTTCAAATTACCAAATACAGATTGGTAGTCTGAAACACGTCCTTCCGAAGAAACGAAAGACTCTG GCCTATCAGTTTTCTGTTGGAGGTCATTTGTCCACATGGCCTGCATATGCATCTGGGCAAGCTATCCTACAGAGTCGGAAACCCTGTTGTCTTCCAGAGGGGAGAAG CAAGAAACAGGCTTCTCTTACCATTGCAAAACCACGatacctggaggagctggaatGCTACCTAAGGAAAGAGCTGCAGTCTCTGGACCTGACTAAagagaacactcaggaacttaaGCTCCAG CCTTATAGAGAGATCTTTGAGTTCTTCATAGAAGACTTCAAAACCTACAAGCCCCTGCTGTCTGCCATAAAGAATGAGTATGAAGTTACATTGG CTCACCTGAGGGAGAAGATCCGCTCCCTGGAGCCCTTGAAGGCAATGCTGGTGTCTGTGTCAGATGAGTGCACCCGGCAGATCGTGGCActgcaggaagaggagaaggCTGAAATAACGATGCTGAAGAAAGAGAAACTGTATTTGTTAAAGCTTATCGACAAAATGAAGGAGGAGAAGGGCTCCCTGCAGACTCAG GTGAACAAGCTGCGGAAGAACGTGGCCAAGGAATACATGCGCTACATTAATGAGTGTGACGCACGCAAGCTGCTGCTAGCAGATCTGAATGAAATGCGCAACCAGCAGTTGGAAATGTCGCTTCGCCAAGTCCAAG ACGTCAAGGGTGAAGACTTGGTCAAGGTAACGCTGGCATTGAAGATAGCTCGGCAGGACCTCACGAAAGCCCAGGTGGAGCTGAACACGATGAAAGCAGATTACGGAGATGTTGTACCCAGGAGAGACTTTGAATCGCAGGAGAAGAAATATTCTGATCTGTTTGAGAAG ATGGAAGTCCTGCAGAAGGATTTTGATGATCTCCAAAAGGAGTATGACACTCTGCTGGAAATCCACCAAGAGACCGTGGAAGAGCGAGACTGGTTCTACAACGAACTCCAGCAAGTTCAGCGCAGCTCCACCCCCCGGCCTGACTGGGCAAAATGTGCAG AGGTGATTTCTGGTGGGCCTGAGCGGTGGAGCTATCTGGAAGAGGGGAAGACCAGTGACCAGCTGGTGGATGTCCTTCTGGAGGAAATAGGAACAGGAGTGCTGAAGGAGAAGGATTCCTTCCCCGGGCTG GGCAAAGGGGACAAGGTCCCTGTGTACCTGAGGTACGAAGGCCAGGTGAAGAACAAGAAGCTGAACAAAAAGGATGTGGTGAACATCCTGAAGGAGATCTGGAAAGAGAAAGTTTCAGCAGATCTGCAG AAAGGGAAGCAATCCAGCCTTCCAGAGTTCTTCCTTAGCTACCTCCAGAAGAAGTATGGAGACTCCTCTGCCTTCGAATGGGCTTACACAATCTATGAAAACATCAAGCTGTACCGATCAAATGAAGCCATGAGCTTGTTCTATGACATACTGAGTGGGAAG GTGGATGAAGGACTATACCATGGCCAGAACCAGCTAATCGCCAACCTGCTGAAGGAGCTGATGGCCAGCGACAGCTCAAACAGCGGAACGCTCATGACGGAACAGTTCAG CCTGGCACTGAGGGCAGCTTTTCCCTTGAAAAGTAGTGATCAGATCCAAGAACTAATAGATGTGAGCAGGTACAGGGCAGAAAGCCCAGAGGACCTCATCGACTACAGATCCTTATTCATGGAG GATGAGGAGGGCAACGCTGAGCCCTTCGTTGCGAAGATCAGGAGCCAATATGCTAGCGAGAAGCAGGAGTATCTGAGAGAACTGAGGAACGAACTGGGCCATGCGCC GGAAGTGGAAGTGGACGATCTGAAGACAGCCTTCTGTGCCATTGATCCTGCTATTGACGACCTAACGCTGGATGCCTACGTTTGCCTGGCCTTCCAGGCCTCAAAAGAGCAGTGGGATCAGACTGGCTCCCTGCCTGTGGACACAGTGGTTGAGAGGCTGCTGGCTGGAGACACCAAACGAATAGGCGCCCGTCCTGAAGAGATCTACACAAGCCTCTCAGAGCGGGGAGAGGCAGGGGCCTACCCTTAG
- the TSNAXIP1 gene encoding translin-associated factor X-interacting protein 1 isoform X3, whose product MVTVSTTLRPAMALAPSPGAPSLPSLETSNYQIQIGSLKHVLPKKRKTLAYQFSVGGHLSTWPAYASGQAILQSRKPCCLPEGRSKKQASLTIAKPRYLEELECYLRKELQSLDLTKENTQELKLQPYREIFEFFIEDFKTYKPLLSAIKNEYEVTLAHLREKIRSLEPLKAMLVSVSDECTRQIVALQEEEKAEITMLKKEKLYLLKLIDKMKEEKGSLQTQVNKLRKNVAKEYMRYINECDARKLLLADLNEMRNQQLEMSLRQVQDVKGEDLVKVTLALKIARQDLTKAQVELNTMKADYGDVVPRRDFESQEKKYSDLFEKMEVLQKDFDDLQKEYDTLLEIHQETVEERDWFYNELQQVQRSSTPRPDWAKCAEVISGGPERWSYLEEGKTSDQLVDVLLEEIGTGVLKEKDSFPGLGKGDKVPVYLRYEGQVKNKKLNKKDVVNILKEIWKEKVSADLQKGKQSSLPEFFLSYLQKKYGDSSAFEWAYTIYENIKLYRSNEAMSLFYDILSGKVDEGLYHGQNQLIANLLKELMASDSSNSGTLMTEQFREVEVDDLKTAFCAIDPAIDDLTLDAYVCLAFQASKEQWDQTGSLPVDTVVERLLAGDTKRIGARPEEIYTSLSERGEAGAYP is encoded by the exons GGCACCTAGTCTACCTTCACTTGAGACTTCAAATTACCAAATACAGATTGGTAGTCTGAAACACGTCCTTCCGAAGAAACGAAAGACTCTG GCCTATCAGTTTTCTGTTGGAGGTCATTTGTCCACATGGCCTGCATATGCATCTGGGCAAGCTATCCTACAGAGTCGGAAACCCTGTTGTCTTCCAGAGGGGAGAAG CAAGAAACAGGCTTCTCTTACCATTGCAAAACCACGatacctggaggagctggaatGCTACCTAAGGAAAGAGCTGCAGTCTCTGGACCTGACTAAagagaacactcaggaacttaaGCTCCAG CCTTATAGAGAGATCTTTGAGTTCTTCATAGAAGACTTCAAAACCTACAAGCCCCTGCTGTCTGCCATAAAGAATGAGTATGAAGTTACATTGG CTCACCTGAGGGAGAAGATCCGCTCCCTGGAGCCCTTGAAGGCAATGCTGGTGTCTGTGTCAGATGAGTGCACCCGGCAGATCGTGGCActgcaggaagaggagaaggCTGAAATAACGATGCTGAAGAAAGAGAAACTGTATTTGTTAAAGCTTATCGACAAAATGAAGGAGGAGAAGGGCTCCCTGCAGACTCAG GTGAACAAGCTGCGGAAGAACGTGGCCAAGGAATACATGCGCTACATTAATGAGTGTGACGCACGCAAGCTGCTGCTAGCAGATCTGAATGAAATGCGCAACCAGCAGTTGGAAATGTCGCTTCGCCAAGTCCAAG ACGTCAAGGGTGAAGACTTGGTCAAGGTAACGCTGGCATTGAAGATAGCTCGGCAGGACCTCACGAAAGCCCAGGTGGAGCTGAACACGATGAAAGCAGATTACGGAGATGTTGTACCCAGGAGAGACTTTGAATCGCAGGAGAAGAAATATTCTGATCTGTTTGAGAAG ATGGAAGTCCTGCAGAAGGATTTTGATGATCTCCAAAAGGAGTATGACACTCTGCTGGAAATCCACCAAGAGACCGTGGAAGAGCGAGACTGGTTCTACAACGAACTCCAGCAAGTTCAGCGCAGCTCCACCCCCCGGCCTGACTGGGCAAAATGTGCAG AGGTGATTTCTGGTGGGCCTGAGCGGTGGAGCTATCTGGAAGAGGGGAAGACCAGTGACCAGCTGGTGGATGTCCTTCTGGAGGAAATAGGAACAGGAGTGCTGAAGGAGAAGGATTCCTTCCCCGGGCTG GGCAAAGGGGACAAGGTCCCTGTGTACCTGAGGTACGAAGGCCAGGTGAAGAACAAGAAGCTGAACAAAAAGGATGTGGTGAACATCCTGAAGGAGATCTGGAAAGAGAAAGTTTCAGCAGATCTGCAG AAAGGGAAGCAATCCAGCCTTCCAGAGTTCTTCCTTAGCTACCTCCAGAAGAAGTATGGAGACTCCTCTGCCTTCGAATGGGCTTACACAATCTATGAAAACATCAAGCTGTACCGATCAAATGAAGCCATGAGCTTGTTCTATGACATACTGAGTGGGAAG GTGGATGAAGGACTATACCATGGCCAGAACCAGCTAATCGCCAACCTGCTGAAGGAGCTGATGGCCAGCGACAGCTCAAACAGCGGAACGCTCATGACGGAACAGTTCAG GGAAGTGGAAGTGGACGATCTGAAGACAGCCTTCTGTGCCATTGATCCTGCTATTGACGACCTAACGCTGGATGCCTACGTTTGCCTGGCCTTCCAGGCCTCAAAAGAGCAGTGGGATCAGACTGGCTCCCTGCCTGTGGACACAGTGGTTGAGAGGCTGCTGGCTGGAGACACCAAACGAATAGGCGCCCGTCCTGAAGAGATCTACACAAGCCTCTCAGAGCGGGGAGAGGCAGGGGCCTACCCTTAG
- the TSNAXIP1 gene encoding translin-associated factor X-interacting protein 1 isoform X2, with protein MVTVSTTLRPAMALAPSPGAPSLPSLETSNYQIQIGSLKHVLPKKRKTLAYQFSVGGHLSTWPAYASGQAILQSRKPCCLPEGRSKKQASLTIAKPRYLEELECYLRKELQSLDLTKENTQELKLQPYREIFEFFIEDFKTYKPLLSAIKNEYEVTLAHLREKIRSLEPLKAMLVSVSDECTRQIVALQEEEKAEITMLKKEKLYLLKLIDKMKEEKGSLQTQVNKLRKNVAKEYMRYINECDARKLLLADLNEMRNQQLEMSLRQVQDVKGEDLVKVTLALKIARQDLTKAQVELNTMKADYGDVVPRRDFESQEKKYSDLFEKMEVLQKDFDDLQKEYDTLLEIHQETVEERDWFYNELQQVQRSSTPRPDWAKCAEVISGGPERWSYLEEGKTSDQLVDVLLEEIGTGVLKEKDSFPGLKGKQSSLPEFFLSYLQKKYGDSSAFEWAYTIYENIKLYRSNEAMSLFYDILSGKVDEGLYHGQNQLIANLLKELMASDSSNSGTLMTEQFSLALRAAFPLKSSDQIQELIDVSRYRAESPEDLIDYRSLFMEDEEGNAEPFVAKIRSQYASEKQEYLRELRNELGHAPEVEVDDLKTAFCAIDPAIDDLTLDAYVCLAFQASKEQWDQTGSLPVDTVVERLLAGDTKRIGARPEEIYTSLSERGEAGAYP; from the exons GGCACCTAGTCTACCTTCACTTGAGACTTCAAATTACCAAATACAGATTGGTAGTCTGAAACACGTCCTTCCGAAGAAACGAAAGACTCTG GCCTATCAGTTTTCTGTTGGAGGTCATTTGTCCACATGGCCTGCATATGCATCTGGGCAAGCTATCCTACAGAGTCGGAAACCCTGTTGTCTTCCAGAGGGGAGAAG CAAGAAACAGGCTTCTCTTACCATTGCAAAACCACGatacctggaggagctggaatGCTACCTAAGGAAAGAGCTGCAGTCTCTGGACCTGACTAAagagaacactcaggaacttaaGCTCCAG CCTTATAGAGAGATCTTTGAGTTCTTCATAGAAGACTTCAAAACCTACAAGCCCCTGCTGTCTGCCATAAAGAATGAGTATGAAGTTACATTGG CTCACCTGAGGGAGAAGATCCGCTCCCTGGAGCCCTTGAAGGCAATGCTGGTGTCTGTGTCAGATGAGTGCACCCGGCAGATCGTGGCActgcaggaagaggagaaggCTGAAATAACGATGCTGAAGAAAGAGAAACTGTATTTGTTAAAGCTTATCGACAAAATGAAGGAGGAGAAGGGCTCCCTGCAGACTCAG GTGAACAAGCTGCGGAAGAACGTGGCCAAGGAATACATGCGCTACATTAATGAGTGTGACGCACGCAAGCTGCTGCTAGCAGATCTGAATGAAATGCGCAACCAGCAGTTGGAAATGTCGCTTCGCCAAGTCCAAG ACGTCAAGGGTGAAGACTTGGTCAAGGTAACGCTGGCATTGAAGATAGCTCGGCAGGACCTCACGAAAGCCCAGGTGGAGCTGAACACGATGAAAGCAGATTACGGAGATGTTGTACCCAGGAGAGACTTTGAATCGCAGGAGAAGAAATATTCTGATCTGTTTGAGAAG ATGGAAGTCCTGCAGAAGGATTTTGATGATCTCCAAAAGGAGTATGACACTCTGCTGGAAATCCACCAAGAGACCGTGGAAGAGCGAGACTGGTTCTACAACGAACTCCAGCAAGTTCAGCGCAGCTCCACCCCCCGGCCTGACTGGGCAAAATGTGCAG AGGTGATTTCTGGTGGGCCTGAGCGGTGGAGCTATCTGGAAGAGGGGAAGACCAGTGACCAGCTGGTGGATGTCCTTCTGGAGGAAATAGGAACAGGAGTGCTGAAGGAGAAGGATTCCTTCCCCGGGCTG AAAGGGAAGCAATCCAGCCTTCCAGAGTTCTTCCTTAGCTACCTCCAGAAGAAGTATGGAGACTCCTCTGCCTTCGAATGGGCTTACACAATCTATGAAAACATCAAGCTGTACCGATCAAATGAAGCCATGAGCTTGTTCTATGACATACTGAGTGGGAAG GTGGATGAAGGACTATACCATGGCCAGAACCAGCTAATCGCCAACCTGCTGAAGGAGCTGATGGCCAGCGACAGCTCAAACAGCGGAACGCTCATGACGGAACAGTTCAG CCTGGCACTGAGGGCAGCTTTTCCCTTGAAAAGTAGTGATCAGATCCAAGAACTAATAGATGTGAGCAGGTACAGGGCAGAAAGCCCAGAGGACCTCATCGACTACAGATCCTTATTCATGGAG GATGAGGAGGGCAACGCTGAGCCCTTCGTTGCGAAGATCAGGAGCCAATATGCTAGCGAGAAGCAGGAGTATCTGAGAGAACTGAGGAACGAACTGGGCCATGCGCC GGAAGTGGAAGTGGACGATCTGAAGACAGCCTTCTGTGCCATTGATCCTGCTATTGACGACCTAACGCTGGATGCCTACGTTTGCCTGGCCTTCCAGGCCTCAAAAGAGCAGTGGGATCAGACTGGCTCCCTGCCTGTGGACACAGTGGTTGAGAGGCTGCTGGCTGGAGACACCAAACGAATAGGCGCCCGTCCTGAAGAGATCTACACAAGCCTCTCAGAGCGGGGAGAGGCAGGGGCCTACCCTTAG
- the TSNAXIP1 gene encoding translin-associated factor X-interacting protein 1 isoform X4: MVTVSTTLRPAMALAPSPGAPSLPSLETSNYQIQIGSLKHVLPKKRKTLAYQFSVGGHLSTWPAYASGQAILQSRKPCCLPEGRSKKQASLTIAKPRYLEELECYLRKELQSLDLTKENTQELKLQPYREIFEFFIEDFKTYKPLLSAIKNEYEVTLAHLREKIRSLEPLKAMLVSVSDECTRQIVALQEEEKAEITMLKKEKLYLLKLIDKMKEEKGSLQTQVNKLRKNVAKEYMRYINECDARKLLLADLNEMRNQQLEMSLRQVQDVKGEDLVKVTLALKIARQDLTKAQVELNTMKADYGDVVPRRDFESQEKKYSDLFEKMEVLQKDFDDLQKEYDTLLEIHQETVEERDWFYNELQQVQRSSTPRPDWAKCAEVISGGPERWSYLEEGKTSDQLVDVLLEEIGTGVLKEKDSFPGLGKGDKVPVYLRYEGQVKNKKLNKKDVVNILKEIWKEKVSADLQKGKQSSLPEFFLSYLQKKYGDSSAFEWAYTIYENIKLYRSNEAMSLFYDILSGKVDEGLYHGQNQLIANLLKELMASDSSNSGTLMTEQFSLALRAAFPLKSSDQIQELIDVSRYRAESPEDLIDYRSLFMEGSGSGRSEDSLLCH, translated from the exons GGCACCTAGTCTACCTTCACTTGAGACTTCAAATTACCAAATACAGATTGGTAGTCTGAAACACGTCCTTCCGAAGAAACGAAAGACTCTG GCCTATCAGTTTTCTGTTGGAGGTCATTTGTCCACATGGCCTGCATATGCATCTGGGCAAGCTATCCTACAGAGTCGGAAACCCTGTTGTCTTCCAGAGGGGAGAAG CAAGAAACAGGCTTCTCTTACCATTGCAAAACCACGatacctggaggagctggaatGCTACCTAAGGAAAGAGCTGCAGTCTCTGGACCTGACTAAagagaacactcaggaacttaaGCTCCAG CCTTATAGAGAGATCTTTGAGTTCTTCATAGAAGACTTCAAAACCTACAAGCCCCTGCTGTCTGCCATAAAGAATGAGTATGAAGTTACATTGG CTCACCTGAGGGAGAAGATCCGCTCCCTGGAGCCCTTGAAGGCAATGCTGGTGTCTGTGTCAGATGAGTGCACCCGGCAGATCGTGGCActgcaggaagaggagaaggCTGAAATAACGATGCTGAAGAAAGAGAAACTGTATTTGTTAAAGCTTATCGACAAAATGAAGGAGGAGAAGGGCTCCCTGCAGACTCAG GTGAACAAGCTGCGGAAGAACGTGGCCAAGGAATACATGCGCTACATTAATGAGTGTGACGCACGCAAGCTGCTGCTAGCAGATCTGAATGAAATGCGCAACCAGCAGTTGGAAATGTCGCTTCGCCAAGTCCAAG ACGTCAAGGGTGAAGACTTGGTCAAGGTAACGCTGGCATTGAAGATAGCTCGGCAGGACCTCACGAAAGCCCAGGTGGAGCTGAACACGATGAAAGCAGATTACGGAGATGTTGTACCCAGGAGAGACTTTGAATCGCAGGAGAAGAAATATTCTGATCTGTTTGAGAAG ATGGAAGTCCTGCAGAAGGATTTTGATGATCTCCAAAAGGAGTATGACACTCTGCTGGAAATCCACCAAGAGACCGTGGAAGAGCGAGACTGGTTCTACAACGAACTCCAGCAAGTTCAGCGCAGCTCCACCCCCCGGCCTGACTGGGCAAAATGTGCAG AGGTGATTTCTGGTGGGCCTGAGCGGTGGAGCTATCTGGAAGAGGGGAAGACCAGTGACCAGCTGGTGGATGTCCTTCTGGAGGAAATAGGAACAGGAGTGCTGAAGGAGAAGGATTCCTTCCCCGGGCTG GGCAAAGGGGACAAGGTCCCTGTGTACCTGAGGTACGAAGGCCAGGTGAAGAACAAGAAGCTGAACAAAAAGGATGTGGTGAACATCCTGAAGGAGATCTGGAAAGAGAAAGTTTCAGCAGATCTGCAG AAAGGGAAGCAATCCAGCCTTCCAGAGTTCTTCCTTAGCTACCTCCAGAAGAAGTATGGAGACTCCTCTGCCTTCGAATGGGCTTACACAATCTATGAAAACATCAAGCTGTACCGATCAAATGAAGCCATGAGCTTGTTCTATGACATACTGAGTGGGAAG GTGGATGAAGGACTATACCATGGCCAGAACCAGCTAATCGCCAACCTGCTGAAGGAGCTGATGGCCAGCGACAGCTCAAACAGCGGAACGCTCATGACGGAACAGTTCAG CCTGGCACTGAGGGCAGCTTTTCCCTTGAAAAGTAGTGATCAGATCCAAGAACTAATAGATGTGAGCAGGTACAGGGCAGAAAGCCCAGAGGACCTCATCGACTACAGATCCTTATTCATGGAG GGAAGTGGAAGTGGACGATCTGAAGACAGCCTTCTGTGCCATTGA
- the TSNAXIP1 gene encoding translin-associated factor X-interacting protein 1 isoform X5 produces MVTVSTTLRPAMALAPSPGAPSLPSLETSNYQIQIGSLKHVLPKKRKTLAYQFSVGGHLSTWPAYASGQAILQSRKPCCLPEGRSKKQASLTIAKPRYLEELECYLRKELQSLDLTKENTQELKLQPYREIFEFFIEDFKTYKPLLSAIKNEYEVTLAHLREKIRSLEPLKAMLVSVSDECTRQIVALQEEEKAEITMLKKEKLYLLKLIDKMKEEKGSLQTQVNKLRKNVAKEYMRYINECDARKLLLADLNEMRNQQLEMSLRQVQDVKGEDLVKVTLALKIARQDLTKAQVELNTMKADYGDVVPRRDFESQEKKYSDLFEKMEVLQKDFDDLQKEYDTLLEIHQETVEERDWFYNELQQVQRSSTPRPDWAKCAEVISGGPERWSYLEEGKTSDQLVDVLLEEIGTGVLKEKDSFPGLGKGDKVPVYLRYEGQVKNKKLNKKDVVNILKEIWKEKVSADLQKGKQSSLPEFFLSYLQKKYGDSSAFEWAYTIYENIKLYRSNEAMSLFYDILSGKVDEGLYHGQNQLIANLLKELMASDSSNSGTLMTEQFRMRRATLSPSLRRSGANMLARSRSI; encoded by the exons GGCACCTAGTCTACCTTCACTTGAGACTTCAAATTACCAAATACAGATTGGTAGTCTGAAACACGTCCTTCCGAAGAAACGAAAGACTCTG GCCTATCAGTTTTCTGTTGGAGGTCATTTGTCCACATGGCCTGCATATGCATCTGGGCAAGCTATCCTACAGAGTCGGAAACCCTGTTGTCTTCCAGAGGGGAGAAG CAAGAAACAGGCTTCTCTTACCATTGCAAAACCACGatacctggaggagctggaatGCTACCTAAGGAAAGAGCTGCAGTCTCTGGACCTGACTAAagagaacactcaggaacttaaGCTCCAG CCTTATAGAGAGATCTTTGAGTTCTTCATAGAAGACTTCAAAACCTACAAGCCCCTGCTGTCTGCCATAAAGAATGAGTATGAAGTTACATTGG CTCACCTGAGGGAGAAGATCCGCTCCCTGGAGCCCTTGAAGGCAATGCTGGTGTCTGTGTCAGATGAGTGCACCCGGCAGATCGTGGCActgcaggaagaggagaaggCTGAAATAACGATGCTGAAGAAAGAGAAACTGTATTTGTTAAAGCTTATCGACAAAATGAAGGAGGAGAAGGGCTCCCTGCAGACTCAG GTGAACAAGCTGCGGAAGAACGTGGCCAAGGAATACATGCGCTACATTAATGAGTGTGACGCACGCAAGCTGCTGCTAGCAGATCTGAATGAAATGCGCAACCAGCAGTTGGAAATGTCGCTTCGCCAAGTCCAAG ACGTCAAGGGTGAAGACTTGGTCAAGGTAACGCTGGCATTGAAGATAGCTCGGCAGGACCTCACGAAAGCCCAGGTGGAGCTGAACACGATGAAAGCAGATTACGGAGATGTTGTACCCAGGAGAGACTTTGAATCGCAGGAGAAGAAATATTCTGATCTGTTTGAGAAG ATGGAAGTCCTGCAGAAGGATTTTGATGATCTCCAAAAGGAGTATGACACTCTGCTGGAAATCCACCAAGAGACCGTGGAAGAGCGAGACTGGTTCTACAACGAACTCCAGCAAGTTCAGCGCAGCTCCACCCCCCGGCCTGACTGGGCAAAATGTGCAG AGGTGATTTCTGGTGGGCCTGAGCGGTGGAGCTATCTGGAAGAGGGGAAGACCAGTGACCAGCTGGTGGATGTCCTTCTGGAGGAAATAGGAACAGGAGTGCTGAAGGAGAAGGATTCCTTCCCCGGGCTG GGCAAAGGGGACAAGGTCCCTGTGTACCTGAGGTACGAAGGCCAGGTGAAGAACAAGAAGCTGAACAAAAAGGATGTGGTGAACATCCTGAAGGAGATCTGGAAAGAGAAAGTTTCAGCAGATCTGCAG AAAGGGAAGCAATCCAGCCTTCCAGAGTTCTTCCTTAGCTACCTCCAGAAGAAGTATGGAGACTCCTCTGCCTTCGAATGGGCTTACACAATCTATGAAAACATCAAGCTGTACCGATCAAATGAAGCCATGAGCTTGTTCTATGACATACTGAGTGGGAAG GTGGATGAAGGACTATACCATGGCCAGAACCAGCTAATCGCCAACCTGCTGAAGGAGCTGATGGCCAGCGACAGCTCAAACAGCGGAACGCTCATGACGGAACAGTTCAG GATGAGGAGGGCAACGCTGAGCCCTTCGTTGCGAAGATCAGGAGCCAATATGCTAGCGAGAAGCAGGAGTATCTGA